A genomic region of Gossypium hirsutum isolate 1008001.06 chromosome D01, Gossypium_hirsutum_v2.1, whole genome shotgun sequence contains the following coding sequences:
- the LOC107922205 gene encoding plastid division protein PDV2, giving the protein MEEEGVGLALARATELRLKISNCITKATSGNPVSPYKQSQEGKQTDKNASLNGDKPHQTLGGADDEEEAEETTERLLDIRDALESLESQLLALQNLQHQQSYEKEVALAEIDYSRRVVLEKLKEYQGKDMEVILEASAFVSKTVENNSDLLLPPYPSRLPRSLVLDNGSLSHLQSTYKSSPNGVSISDPTNEAKNPKQHQDESKSLRKGFSYIIGSAVKMVLPLVGVIYILSLSNFVPNLGKGNRVKVFGTSQQRATEEKNSSDPCPPGKILVMENGEARCLVKERIEIPFESIVSKPDVNYGCG; this is encoded by the exons ATGGAAGAAGAGGGAGTAGGGTTAGCATTAGCAAGAGCTACAGAGCTGAGATTGAAAATCAGCAACTGCATCACAAAAGCCACCTCCGGAAACCCTGTTTCTCCCTACAAGCAAAGCCAAGAAGGAAAACAAACTGATAAAAATGCTAGCTTGAATGGAGACAAACCCCATCAAACTCTCGGTGGAgctgatgatgaagaagaagcagAAGAAACTACCGAGAGACTTTTGGATATTCGAGATGCCCTTGAATCACTTGAATCCCAGCTCCTTGCTTTACAG AATCTGCAACATCAGCAGAGTTATGAGAAGGAAGTTGCCCTTGCTGAGATTGATTATAGCCGGAGGGTGGTCTTGGAGAAGCTCAAAGAATATCAAGGGAAGGACATGGAAGTGATTCTCGAGGCTTCTGCTTTTGTTAGTAAAACAGTGGAGAACAACAGTGATCTCCTCCTTCCCCCATATCCAAGTCGCCTCCCACGATCCTTGGTTTTGGATAATGGCTCATTGTCACACTTACAGTCAACATACAAGTCTTCCCCAAATGGGGTTTCCATCAGTGACCCAACAAATGAAGCAAAGAACCCAAAACAACATCAAGATGAATCCAAAAGCTTGAGGAAAGGATTTAGCTACATCATAGGTTCAGCTGTGAAGATGGTGCTTCCACTTGTTGGTGTAATATACATATTAAGCCTGTCCAATTTTGTGCCGAATCTCGGGAAAGGCAACCGTGTCAAGGTTTTTGGCACAAGTCAGCAACGTGCAACTGAAGAGAAGAATTCCAGTGATCCATGTCCACCTGGGAAAATTCTGGTAATGGAGAATGGGGAAGCTCGATGCTTGGTGAAAGAGAGGATTGAAATACCATTTGAGTCCATTGTTTCCAAGCCAGATGTAAATTATGGGTGCGGTTGA
- the LOC107922204 gene encoding pentatricopeptide repeat-containing protein At2g15980, whose amino-acid sequence MATQILKTHHVLSRTSKEPLIPLYFFSSSAFPDTTSPPSDQPDPISTVTSILTHNRSKSRWSTVLTLFPSGFTPFQFSQITLQLKNNPHLALRFFLFTQHKSLCNHDLSSYSTIIHILSRARLKTRARELIRLAIRTPGIDNEPTHFKLFELLVKTYNQCGSAPFVFDLLVKSCLQMKRLDGSIEIVRMLMSRRISPQVCTCNALISEVSKCCGASKGYEVYKEVFVVGNGETESDVKRVSKVRPNVHTFNALMLCFYREGLLEKVREVWCVMESLGCVPNSYSYSVLMAAFCEEGKVREAEYLWAEMKVKGLEPDIVAFNTLIDGLCKSGEIIRAEELFTEMELNGIKATCVTYENLINGYCKAADINSAMLIYRDMCRKDFRPQSLTVELLIRGLCDKGMVLEALEIMKAMREVGVCPTGISYELLIKGLCVDGKMEEALKLQAEMVGKGFKLNLEIYDAFIDGYLRQGNEEMVTMLRKEVLETHKEQGGN is encoded by the coding sequence ATGGCTACCCAAATTCTTAAAACCCATCATGTCCTTTCCAGAACCTCAAAAGAACCCCTTATTCCTTTGTATTTCTTCTCCTCTTCCGCCTTCCCCGACACCACTTCTCCGCCGTCCGATCAACCCGACCCAATCTCCACCGTCACCTCCATCCTCACCCATAATCGCTCCAAGTCTCGCTGGTCCACCGTCCTCACCCTCTTCCCATCCGGTTTCACCCCTTTCCAGTTCTCCCAAATTACCCTCCAACTCAAAAACAATCCCCACCTTGCCCTCCGCTTCTTCCTCTTCACCCAACACAAGTCCCTCTGTAACCACGACCTCTCCTCCTATTCCACCATAATTCACATCCTCTCTCGTGCTCGACTCAAAACCCGTGCCCGGGAACTCATCCGCCTTGCAATTCGGACCCCAGGTATCGATAATGAACCCACTCATTTCAAACTATTTGAATTGTTAGTTAAAACTTATAATCAGTGTGGTTCTGCCCCGTTTGTGTTCGATTTGTTGGTAAAATCTTGTTTGCAAATGAAACGGCTTGATGGGTCTATTGAGATTGTTAGAATGTTAATGTCTAGAAGGATTAGCCCTCAGGTTTGTACTTGTAATGCTTTGATTTCTGAGGTTTCGAAATGTTGTGGAGCAAGTAAGGGATATGAGGTTTATAAAGAGGTTTTTGTAGTAGGTAATGGTGAGACTGAAAGTGATGTGAAAAGGGTTTCAAAAGTCCGGCCAAATGTGCATACTTTTAACGCTTTGATGCTCTGTTTTTACCGTGAAGGATTGttggagaaagtgagagaggttTGGTGTGTAATGGAGAGCTTAGGGTGTGTTCCAAATAGTTATAGTTACAGTGTTTTAATGGCAGCTTTTTGTGAGGAAGGGAAGGTGAGAGAAGCAGAGTACTTGTGGGCGGAAATGAAAGTTAAGGGATTAGAGCCCGATATTGTGGCTTTTAATACTTTGATTGATGGATTATGTAAAAGTGGAGAGATTATAAGAGCTGAAGAGTTGTTTACAGAAATGGAATTGAATGGAATAAAGGCAACTTGTGTTACTTATGAGAATCTTATTAATGGATATTGTAAAGCTGCAGATATCAATTCAGCTATGTTGATATACAGGGATATGTGTAGGAAAGATTTTAGACCACAGAGTTTAACCGTGGAACTGTTGATTAGAGGACTTTGTGATAAAGGTATGGTACTAGAAGCTCTTGAGATAATGAAAGCAATGAGAGAAGTTGGTGTTTGCCCAACAGGGATAAGTTATGAACTTTTAATAAAAGGTTTGTGTGTGGACGGAAAGATGGAGGAAGCGCTAAAGCTTCAAGCAGAGATGGTGGGGAAAGGGTTTAAGCTGAATCTGGAGATATATGATGCTTTTATAGATGGTTATTTAAGACAGGGAAATGAGGAAATGGTAACAATGTTGAGAAAGGAGGTGTTAGAAACTCATAAAGAGCAGGGGGGGAATTAG
- the LOC107921412 gene encoding uncharacterized protein yields the protein MPQVKWRGKGSYLNQFEFMEATHKRSNSDPLQKKVKKNKLNTIFEPSNPHKEVEQMKGHVEAKKIETSNNEVHNSLKQEILRLEERLQDQFVVRSTLEKALSHKPFTYDAAVENLIPKAAKELIKDIAVLELEVAYLEKYLLSLYRQKFDKTFLSLKSIDENLKPTSMAHKEMFQEVQTHDFMSGDLVSTRNSIGNPPKECDDVWGAEKLLDSSIYRSHSSLSQRSAYSVNSPQRAVARAEELYHSLPLSMLEQAQMDTSNGFSLAEHLGTSINDHVTETSNWLSEEMVKSISAIYCELADPPLINHDYLPSPISHSSLVDVVTSEGQGDTNMWSPKCGKFSSFNSPFDNPFSIGEPKDFSGPYCTMVKVQWIHRDSKKLQDIEHKLQYYRSLVYQLEDVDVRRMKHEEKLAFWINVHNSLVMHAFLIYGIPKNNLKRLSLLLKAAYDVGGETINIDTIQSSILGCRLPRPGQWLRFLFPSKTKFKARDPRRAYTIESPEPLLYFALSSGSYSDPAVRIYTPKGVFQELEVAKMEYIQANWSVNKEEKILLPKLMEYFAKDSNVGPAGLLQMVEQLMPDSVRKNLQPSCKRKTGKSIEWISHNFAFRYLFSKELLH from the exons ATGCCTCAAGTAAAATGGCGGGGTAAGGGTTCGTATCTCAACCAGTTTGAGTTCATGGAAGCAACTCACAAACGCTCCAACAG TGATCCGCTTCAGAAGAAAGTCAAGAAGAACAAGTTAAACACAATCTTTGAACCTTCTAATCCCCAT AAGGAAGTGGAACAAATGAAGGGCCATGTTGAAGCTAAGAAGATTGAAACTTCAAATAATGAGGTTCACAACTCGTTGAAACAAGAG ATTCTGCGACTTGAAGAACGATTGCAGGACCAGTTTGTGGTTCGGAGTACATTGGAGAAGGCATTAAGCCATAAGCCTTTTACCTATGATGCAGCAGTAGAAAATTTAATCCCCAAA GCTGCCAAGGAACTTATCAAGGATATTGCAGTTTTAGAACTGGAAGTTGCCTACTTGGAGAAATATCTTCTCTCATTGTACCGTCAAAAATTTGATAAAACATTCTTGTCTTTAAAGTCCATAGATGAAAATTTGAAACCGACCTCAATGGCACATAAAGAAATGTTTCAAGAGGTTCAGACACATGACTTCATGTCTGGTGATCTGGTCTCCACTCGAAATTCAATCGGAAATCCTCCAAAGGAATGCGACGATGTTTGGGGAGCTGAGAAACTGTTAGATTCAAGCATTTATCGGAGTCATTCTTCGCTCTCCCAACGATCGGCATATTCAGTTAATTCTCCACAACGAGCTGTGGCTAGAGCTGAAGAACTATACCATTCTCTGCCTTTGTCCATGTTGGAG CAAGCTCAGATGGATACTTCAAATGGATTCAGCTTGGCAGAACATTTAGGAACCAGTATTAACGATCATGTGACTGAAACATCAAACTGGCTCTCTGAAGAGATGGTTAAGAGCATTTCAGCCATATATTGTGAACTTGCAGACCCACCTTTGATAAACCATGATTACTTGCCTTCTCCTATTTCACATTCATCCCTTGTTGATGTTGTTACTTCAGAAGGTCAAGGTGATACTAATATGTGGAGCCCAAAGTGTGGGAAATTTTCATCCTTCAACTCACCTTTTGACAACCCTTTCAGCATTGGGGAACCTAAGGATTTCAGTGGACCTTACTGCACAATGGTGAAGGTCCAATGGATCCATAGAGATAGTAAGAAGTTACAGGATATTGAACATAAGCTCCAATATTATAG GTCACTTGTCTACCAGCTAGAAGATGTTGATGTTAGAAGGATGAAACATGAAGAGAAGCTAGCTTTCTGGATTAATGTGCACAATTCTCTGGTGATGCAT GCGTTTCTGATTTACGGCATTCCAAAAAACAATCTGAAGAGATTGTCCTTATTACTCAAG GCTGCCTATGATGTTGGGGGGGAGACCATAAACATAGACACAATACAGAGTTCTATTCTAGGATGCCGATTGCCTCGTCCTGGACAG TGGCTTCGGTTTTTGTTTCCTTCAAAGACCAAATTTAAGGCCAGAGATCCTCGAAGAGCTTACACAATCGAATCACCGGAACCTCTTCTGTATTTTGCACTTTCTTCAGGAAGTTATTCGGACCCTGCG GTACGTATATATACACCCAAGGGAGTGTTCCAGGAACTGGAAGTTGCAAAAATGGAGTACATCCAGGCAAATTGGAGTGTGAACAAAGAAGAGAAAATTCTATTACCAAAACTTATGGAGTATTTTGCAAAAGATTCAAATGTTGGCCCAGCTGGTTTGTTGCAGATGGTAGAGCAATTAATGCCTGATTCAGTGAGGAAGAATCTTCAGCCGAGTTGCAAGAGGAAAACTGGGAAAAGCATTGAGTGGATCTCCCACAACTTTGCATTTCGatatctattttcaaaagaattaCTCCACTGA